In Fusarium musae strain F31 chromosome 7, whole genome shotgun sequence, a single window of DNA contains:
- a CDS encoding hypothetical protein (EggNog:ENOG41), with translation MLMLSPSFMLGAAALLVVTHLIIRLTSATAKVPGPLISNFTSLVLKWHELNANRTVYIHELHKIYGTVVRIAPNEVSFTSIDALKEIYGSGGSGYDKTEFYDLFQVYGKRTMFSTLVKGDHAKRRRMIGDRYANSNVMKQAPLAGIQERSKRFVERCVDSPDKTADVFLFHPYGSNCLQNKDDEEMMHQVAADDSLQNRLVQYYSPILHRLGSSILTSFAKPRLIPLADNFVIENAKEDGAADFTVLNRLKEKDSVLDTIDMAAECLDHMAAGIDTTGDVLCFLMWELSLPRSIKYQRLLRQEFRSKPDANFDELPMLDAVLNEGLRCFPAIPMSLPRYVPHGGRVIDGFSLPHKTVVSCQALSVHRINDHVFPEPDRFYPERWLEADGDADRRRHQWAFSSGGRGCIGKHLAMAEMKTLLRDVYSRYETEPDESMKSESMAMDDQLISSRPLGKQCLLKFVPVKG, from the exons ATGTTGATGTTATCACCAAGCTTCATGCTCGGAGCTGCTGCTCTCCTGGTTGTCACTCATCTCATTATCCGTCTGACTTCGGCCACGGCAAAGGTTCCCGGTCCCTTGATATCCAACTTCACCTCGCTTGTACTGAAATGGCACGAACTCAATGCCAACCGTACCGTATACATTCACGAGCTTCATAAGATATATGGCACAGTTGTCAGGATCGCACCCAATGAGGTCTCATTCACTTCGATTGATGCTCTCAAAGAGATTTATGGTTCCGGTGGTAGCGGATACGACAAAACCGAGTTTTATGACCTCTTCCAAGTCTACGGCAAGCG AACAATGTTCTCAACACTGGTTAAAGGCGAT CATGCGAAACGACGGAGGATGATTGGCGATAGATATGCCAACAGCAACGTAATGAAGCAAGCTCCCTTGGCCGGGATACAAGAACGCTCCAAGAGGTTTGTTGAGCGTTGTGTTGACTCACCTGACAAGACGGCAGACGTATTT TTGTTCCACCCATATGGAAGCAACTGCCTGCAAAACAAGGACGACGAAGAAATGATGCATCAAGTTGCTGCCGATGACAGTCTTCAAA ACCGTCTGGTCCAGTACTACAGCCCGATTCTTCACCGTCTTGGATCCAGCATTCTGACTAGCTTTGCCAAACCTCGACTGATTCCTCTGGCCGACAATTTTGTAATCGAGAACGCCAAAGAAGATGGTGCAGCAGATTTCACCGTTCTAAACCGGCTTAAGGAGAAGGATAGCGTCCTTGATACTATCGACATGGCTGCCGAGTGTCTCGATCATATGGCCGCCGGCATCGATACGACCGGCGATGttctctgcttcttgatgtGGGAACTCTCACTGCCCCGATCGATAAAGTATCAACGACTTCTGCGACAAGAGTTTCGAAGCAAGCCTGACGCCAACTTTGACGAGTTGCCCATGCTAGATGCTGTCCTGAACGAGGGACTGAGATGTTTCCCCGCTATTCCAATGTCATTGCCTCGATACGTTCCCCACGGCGGCCGTGTCATTGATGGCTTCTCCTTACCCCATAAGACAGTTGTCAGTTGCCAGGCCCTTTCGGTTCACCGAATTAATGATCATGTGTTCCCCGAGCCGGACAGGTTCTACCCTGAAAGGTGGTTGGAGGCCGATGGAGATGCCGACCGACGAAGACACCAATGGGCCTTCTCTagtggaggaagaggatgcatCGGGAAACA CCTTGCCATGGCGGAGATGAAAACCCTGCTGCGAGACGTGTATTCACGGTACGAAACTGAGCCAGATGAATCAATGAAGAGCGAATCTATGGCGATGGACGATCAACTGATTTCCTCGCGACCTCTTGGAAAGCAATGCCTCCTTAAATTCGTGCCTGTGAAGGGCTGA
- the TIF6 gene encoding Eukaryotic translation initiation factor 6 (EggNog:ENOG41~BUSCO:EOG092644O2) yields the protein MAVRAQFENSNEVGVFSTLTNSYALVALGASENFYSVFEAELQDIIPTVRTTIAGTRIIGRMTAGNRKGLLVPTTTTDQELQHLRNSLPDSVRIQRIEERLSALGNVIVTNDHIALVHPDLERETEEIIADVLGVEVFRQTVADNVLVGSYMSLSNQGGLVHPKTPIQDQDELSSLLQVPLVAGSVNRGSNVVGAGMVVNDWLAVTGLDTTATELSVIESVFRLGEGQGPSNINTSMKDTMVESFY from the exons ATGGCCGTCCGCGCTCAATTCGAGAACTCCAACGA GGTCGGTGTCTTTTCCACCTTGACCAACTCTTACGCCCTCGTGGCTCTCGGTGCCAGTGAGAACTTCTACAG TGTCTTTGAAGCCGAACTCCAAGATATCATTCCTACTGTACGAACCACAATCGCTGGTACCCGTATCATTGGCCGTATGACCGCTGGTAACCGAAAGGGTCTTCTCGTtcccacaaccacaaccgaCCAGGAGCTGCAGCACTTGAGAAATTCACTTCCTGATTCAGTCCGTATCCAACGTATCGAGGAGCGCTTGTCAGCTCTCGGAAACGTCATCGTCACAAACGATCACATCGCTCTTGTGCACCCTGATTTGGAGCGTGAAACAGAAGAGATTATCGCAGATGTCCTCGGCGTGGAAGTCTTCCGTCAGACTGTCGCAGACAATGTGCTAGTGGGCAGCTACATGAGCTTGTCTAACCAGGGTGGCCTCGTGCATCCCAAGACCCCTATTCAAGATCAGGACGAATTGTCCAGCTTGCTTCAGGTTCCTCTCGTCGCCGGTAGTGTCAACCGTGGCTCAAACGTTGTTGGCGCTGGAATGGTCGTCAACGACTGGCTCGCCGTGACTGGCCTCGACACAACTGCCACAGAGCTCAGCGTTATCGAGAGTGTGTTCCGCCTTGGCGAGGGTCAGGGCcccagcaacatcaacacgAGCATGAAGGACACCATGGTCGAGTCTTTCTACTAA
- a CDS encoding hypothetical protein (EggNog:ENOG41), translating to MSSNEKPQHLEPWDDLYTNEIKNHASDPSDIGTVWFDDSDAEAKILEFLDGLLDPSDLDSPVLSHDTTTFLDLGCGNGSLLFSLRQEDWSARALGVDYSPQSIALARQITTTKDDLEKPVEFEEWDLIAGPYNSVLNGEQTEGWDVVLDKGTFDAISLSDEKDTQGRRLCECYRERVLPLVRKGGIFLLTSCNWTETELRSWFEGTSEEGFQVVGRVEYRSFSFGGHNGQTISTLCFRRV from the exons ATGTCCTCAAATGAAAAGCCCCAGCATCTTGAGCC CTGGGATGACCTTTACACGAATGAGATAAAAAACCACGCTTCTGATCCTTCCGACATAGGAACTGTTTGGTTTGATGATTCAGATGCTGAAGCAAAGATCCTCGAGTTCCTAGACGGTCTGCTTGACCCCTCTGACCTGGACTCGCCTGTCCTCTCCCACGACACCACCACCTTTCTCGACCTTGGCTGCGGCAACGGTTCTCTTCTATTCTCCCTCCGCCAAGAGGATTGGTCTGCGCGAGCTCTTGGTGTGGACTACAGCCCCCAAAGCATTGCACTTGCGCGACAAATTACCACCACAAAAGACGACCTTGAGAAGCCTGTCGAATTCGAAGAGTGGGATCTTATAGCTGGACCATACAACTCTGTCCTTAACGGCGAACAGACCGAGGGCTGGGATGTGGTACTGGACAAGGGCACCTTCGATGCCATCTCTCTGAGCGATGAGAAAGATACCCAAGGACGACGGCTATGCGAATGTTATCGAGAGCGAGTCCTACCCCTTGTTCGCAAGGGtggcatcttcttgttgacaAGCTGCAACTGGACCGAGACGGAGCTGAGAAGCTGGTTCGAAGGGACCAGCGAAGAAGGCTTTCAAGTCGTTGGCAGAGTTGAATATCGTTCTTTCAGCTTTGGAGGCCATAACGGGCAAACAATCAGCACACTCTGCTTCCGCAGGGTATAG
- a CDS encoding hypothetical protein (EggNog:ENOG41): MRNFLGKHSNRSSHALSEPRNSSKTPATSTPTNNSQTPTGGSAATPQAAGHQRQPSHQAQQQIQQDQHYQVQQHQQLLDEADSASHGAHFGHSHSVGANANAASANASANNPSTINPHSALSSSHNTAFSSSESFDSQQPPPPSHYLQNQQPPLHIQHPQQQPQGSLPLLPSPSSASAGAPPPPHLYSSPSAASSTTGANINQHPPSLQQQQSSNLSNVAFDPHQPQSEFNDAGLGRSQSIRYSAATPYNLQTSSVEDLNRYGQIPPQQQQQQQQQQQAQAQAQAQAQAQQQAAPAEKRSTRKLIKGIFSGSNRGASDGQHHHSISIGHNNNQSYDNTGGLARRPSKRTSRISLHNTIRQVSGEADQQQQQHQQQQQPSYEDPAYHQNQSQAPLQQQQLHQQQPQTHVQVHTEDQQPQSTYETNVYDQQQSPLNPPQHSPSQQPYQFSNAQQQGNYHQGGNQGGDLRSVPAHLGPSAQFQNPETVSQFSHESPVADSDQRSAKLQSATNSPAVNHALYIQNQGSTPSLPPAQQTATQPQQPGMAPPTGGPPSARRPDSDKLRGQADVPGGPPPTYRPANSMNNMNPLPPVPPQSAGQSPAYRSDRPSPYEGQPVDQGRDSPQPVSAVPAEAGENDKSFKDLLTKYKNVKRLYFDGKGQIEALNGQIVHLQNAVANQRMSQSRTALDDSEYSTRFNRLNGAINNLSFNIRKDWRCVPQWLDKYVSTEALKTGKAEMTAIGRAVISRWIMEEVFNKCFHPGLDAQLSQSLKEIELGIRSNTHTLTSQEEFDALTNKIVSWRMTSLDGLHRQLNSAAANDNRNAFIAKSTASLTSCLYQFLCNPPPPGVDGSASMIVELAVGIAANLPLESRDVAITYPLPGEIVQPHVMEVEKAALPVLEAQKGEGEGDDKDGDDEKSGKAKTGTLNNAAPPESGEGNDASKSAMKDADKDTFVAALPKDSNRVRFAGFMALEVRGRQVLMKAPVWTL; the protein is encoded by the exons ATGAGGAACTTCCTCGGCAAGCACAGCAACCGATCATCGCATGCGCTCAGTGAGCCGCGAAACTCGTCCAAGACGCCTGCGACTTCAACCCCGACGAACAACAGCCAGACTCCGACAGGCGGTAGTGCTGCGACTCCTCAAGCGGCAGGCCACCAGCGTCAACCAAGCCACCAGGCTCAGCAGCAGATCCAGCAAGATCAACACTATCAAGTtcagcagcaccagcaactCCTCGACGAGGCAGACTCAGCCTCCCACGGCGCCCACTTCGGCCACTCGCACTCGGTCGGTGCCAATGCCAACGCTGCCAGTGCTAATGCGAGCGCCAACAATCCTTCCACCATAAACCCCCATTCAGCCTTGTCCTCGTCCCATAACACCGCCTTCAGCTCGAGCGAGTCCTTTGATTCACAACAGCCGCCTCCCCCCTCTCACTACCTGCAGAATCAACAGCCGCCGTTACATATCCAACAtccccagcagcagcctcaaggtTCGCTACCGTTACTGCCATCCCCCTCCTCCGCTTCCGCTGGCGCCCCTCCCCCGCCGCATCTTTATAGCTCGCCTTCAGCCGCCAGTAGCACAACCGGTGCTAACATTAatcaacatcctccttctttacagcagcagcagagttcCAACCTTTCTAACGTCGCATTTGATCCTCATCAGCCGCAGAGCGAATTTAACGACGCTGGCCTGGGCCGTTCGCAGAGTATCCGTTATAGCGCTGCCACGCCCTATAACCTCCAGACCTCATCCGTAGAGGACCTGAACCGTTACGGCCAAATTCCaccccagcagcagcagcaacaacagcagcagcagcaagcacaggcacaagcacaagcacaagcacaagcacaacagCAAGCAGCTCCTGCTGAGAAGCGCTCGACTCGAAAATTGATTAAGGGCATATTTTCTGGGTCCAATCGTGGGGCATCCGACGGCCAGCACCACCATAGCATAAGCATCGGCCACAATAACAACCAATCCTACGATAATACTGGCGGCCTTGCACGTCGGCCTTCCAAGCGG ACTTCACGAATTTCGCTCCACAACACCATTCGCCAAGTCTCTGGTGAAGcagaccaacagcaacagcaacatcaacagcagcagcagccttcttaCGAGGACCCCGCCTATCaccagaaccagagccagGCCCCgctacagcagcagcagctgcaCCAACAGCAGCCGCAAACCCACGTTCAGGTACATACGGAGGACCAGCAACCACAAAGCACTTACGAGACGAACGTGTACGACCAGCAACAATCACCTCTCAACCCACCACAGCATTCGCCTTCGCAACAGCCTTATCAGTTCTCAAACGCTCAACAGCAAGGCAACTATCACCAGGGTGGTAACCAAGGTGGAGATCTCCGATCAGTTCCCGCACACTTGGGCCCCAGCGCACAGTTTCAGAACCCTGAAACAGTCTCTCAGTTCTCGCATGAATCGCCTGTCGCCGACTCGGACCAGCGTTCGGCCAAACTGCAATCAGCAACCAACTCTCCCGCTGTGAACCACGCCCTGTATATACAGAATCAAGGTTCAACCCCGAGCCTTCCTCCTGCTCAACAGACAGCCACTCAGCCGCAGCAACCCGGTATGGCACCACCGACTGGAGGACCTCCATCCGCGCGCCGTCCTGACTCCGACAAGCTGCGTGGGCAGGCCGATGTCCCCGGTGGCCCGCCCCCCACTTACCGTCCCGCCAACTCTATGAACAACATGAACCCACTACCTCCCGTGCCGCCACAGTCGGCCGGCCAGTCACCGGCCTACCGTAGCGATCGCCCATCTCCCTATGAGGGTCAACCCGTAGATCAAGGAAGGGACAGCCCCCAGCCAGTATCTGCAGTTCCCGCTGAGGCTGGCGAAAATGACAAGTCTTTTAAGGATCTGT TAACTAAATACAAGAACGTCAAGAGACTCTACTTTGATGGCAAGGGACAGATTGAGGCCCTGAATGGTCAAATCGTGCATCTCCAGAATGCAGTCGCCAACCAGCGCATGTCGCAATCGCGTACCGCTCTCGATGACAGTGAATACTCGACACGATTCAACCGACTCAATGGTGCCATTAACAACCTCTCGTTCAATATTCGAAAAGATTGGCGGTGCGTGCCGCAATGGCTCGACAAGTATGTCAGCACAGAAGCACTCAAGACAggaaaggctgagatgaCAGCTATTGGACGCGCTGTGATCTCACGTTGGATTATGGAGGAGGTGTTCAACAAGTGTTTCCACCCTGGATTGGATGCGCAGCTGAGCCAATCTCTCAAGGAGATTGAGCTGGGCATTCGAAGCAACACGCATACTTTGACTAGTCAGGAAGAGTTCGACGCCCTGACGAACAAGATTGTGAGCTGGCGGATGACATCATTGGACGGTTTGCACCGACAGCTCAACTCAGCAGCTGCGAACGATAATCGCAATGCATTTATCGCCAAGTCAACGGCATCCCTGACTAGCTGTCTTTACCAGTTCCTTTGCAACCCGCCACCACCTGGCGTGGATGGTAGCGCATCAATGATCGTGGAGCTTGCGGTGGGCATTGCAGCCAACCTTCCCCTGGAGAGTCGGGATGTGGCCATTACCTACCCGTTGCCTGGAGAGATCGTCCAGCCGCATGTGatggaggttgagaaggctgcctTGCCAGTATTGGAGGCTCagaagggagagggagagggcgaCGACAAGGACGGCGACGACGAAAAGAGCGGCAAAGCTAAGACTGGTACGTTGAATAATGCAGCCCCGCCCGAGAGCGGGGAGGGTAACGATGCTTCAAAGAGCGCAATGAAGGATGCTGACAAGGACACTTTTGTAGCGGCCCTGCCGAAGGACTCGAACAGGGTGCGATTCGCAGGATTTATGGCGTTGGAAGTACGAGGGAGACAAGTTCTGATGAAGGCGCCTGTCTGGACTCTGTGA
- a CDS encoding hypothetical protein (EggNog:ENOG41~BUSCO:EOG09262M7B), with protein MALVNVRRDVSDAFYRYKMERLQTKIEGKGNGIKTVVVNLSSVAASLARPGSYVIKYFGFELGAQTNIDPKDDRWIINGAHDAPKLQDHLDGFINKFVLCKKCKNPETDVVIKDDRILLDCKACGQRTDVDIRLKLSGFILKNQPKKGKKDKAERRAAKKARQNGNAANGTNSQNGAGSDEASENGSNENGDEDVGSDDEFQKVAAEAAEAAQENEVKEHEWAVDMSEEAVKARQASLPGEFKQKLSIGDDDDDEGEGGPTIYDELGDWIQSQAEEKGSVDKVESIDIYVKAKELGIEGKHRSVLVLVQTIFDKNIVAQIPKRASMLKQFVTSERHEKALLGGTERLVGTLAADHPEMFQSIVKILQLYYHYDLISEEVVTKWGSKASKKYTDISTSKKVRKAAEPFLTWLAEADSEESSDEE; from the exons atggctctcgTCAACGTTCGTCGCGATGTCAGCGATGCTTTCTATCGTTACAAGATGGAGCGTCTGCAGACCAAGATTGAAGGTAAAGGAAACGGCATCAAGACCGTCGTCGTCAACCTGAGCAGCGTTGCTGCCTCTCTTGCCCGTCCTGGTTCTTATGTCATTAAGTACTTTGGTTTCGAGCTTGGTGCTCAGACCAACATTGATCCCAAAGACGACCGTTGGATTATCAACGGTGCTCATGATGCTCCCAAGCTTCAGGATCACCTCGATGGTTTCATCAATAAGTTCGTTCTCTGCAAAAAATGCAAGAATCCCGAGACCGATGTTGTCATTAAGGATGATCGTATCCTGCTTGACTGCAAGGCCTGCGGTCAGCGTACCGATGTCGATATCCGCCTCAAGCTCAGTGGCTTTATCCTCAAGAACCAGcccaagaagggcaagaaggacaaggccgAGCGCAgggctgccaagaaggctcGACAGAACGGCAATGCTGCCAACGGCACCAACAGTCAGAATGGCGCTGGCAGCGATGAGGCATCTGAGAATGGCTCAAACGAGAACGGCGACGAGGACGTTGGCAGTGACGACGAGTTCCAGAAGGTTGCGGCCGAGGCCGCCGAAGCCGCTCAGGAGAACGAAGTCAAGGAGCATGAATGGGCTGTTGACATGAGCGAGGAAGCCGTCAAGGCCCGTCAGGCCTCTCTCCCCGGCGAGTTCAAGCAGAAACTCAgcattggcgatgatgatgatgatgaaggcgaGGGTGGCCCCACCATCTACGATGAGCTTGGCGACTGGATTCAGTCCCAGGCCGAGGAGAAGGGCAGCGTTGACAAGGTCGAATCTATCGACATCTATGTCAAAGCCAAGGAGCTTGGTATTGAGGGCAAGCATCGTagtgttcttgttcttgtccaAACCATCTTTGACAAGAATATTGTTGCCCAAATTCCCAAGCGTGCTAGCATGCTCAAGCAG TTTGTTACTTCTGAGCGTCACGAAAAGGCTTTGCTCGGTGGAACCGAACGTCTTGTCGGTACCCTGGCCGCTGACCACCCCGAGATGTTCCAGTCTATCGTCAAAATTCTCCAGCTCTATTACCACTATGACCTGATCAGCGAGGAGGTCGTGACCAAGTGGGGATCCAAGGCTAGCAAGAAGTACACTGACATCTCCACCTCCAAGAAGGTTCGCAAGGCTGCTGAGCCTTTCTTGACCTGGCTTGCTGAGGCTGATTCGGAGGAGTCCTCTGATGAGGAGTAA